CTTTGGATTTATAAGGAACTCTATAGATAAGAAACTGCAAGGATGGAAAAATAAGCTTCTGAGCCAGGCAGGGAAAGAGATTATGCTCAAAGCTGTGGCAATGGCCATGCCTACCTACACAATGTCCTGTTTCAGACTAAATTCAAAGCTGTGCAGAGAAATAAGCTCGAAAATGGCAGACTATTGGTGGGGTGATACTGATGGTAAGAAAAAGCTTCACTGGATAAGTTGGAAGAAGATGACACAGAAAAAAAGCAAGGGAGGGATGGGGTTCAAAGACTTGCAGCTGTTTAACGAAGCTCTTCTGGCTAAACAAGTTTGGAAGCTGATCACGTAACCAAATTTGTTAGTCAGTAAAGTGTTAAAAGGAAAGTACTACCCCAAGCAACCTCTTTTCAAATGCAAAGTGCCTCAGAATGCATCTTGGATCTGGCAGAGTTTAGCAGATATCAGAAAGGATATGCAAGCAGGAATTAGGAGGAAAATTGGCAACGGGAAAGGAACCAGAATTTGGTGGGACAACTGGATTCCAGATAGACCTGAAGGAAGACCAACATCAGTCCAACCACAGGGGTGTCAACTGGAGTATGTCTCTGAACTGATCAGGAATAACAGATGGAATAGAGTGCTGGTATTCAAAACTTTCAATCCTCAAGATGTTGAGAGAATATTAAGCATACCTTTAAGTATGACTGGAATAGAGGACAGCTACTGGTGGAAGCATTCTCAAAATGGTCAGTACTCGGTTCAATCTGGATATAAGACTTGGATGAAGGAAAAAGAAGCAGAGAGATCAAGGAAGCGGGAAGAAGCTGGAACAAGCTATGAAGGAACCAATCCTAGGATTTGGAATACATTGTGGCAGCAAAATGTAAGTCAGAAAATGAAAGTTTTTGTTTGGAAATGTCTGCACAATGGTATCCCAGTCAGAGAGACAATCTATACTAGAACAAGGCAAGGAAATCCCATATGTACAGGATGTGGGGAAAAGGAAGAAACCATTGAACACATGTTGTTCCAATGCAACAAGGTATTGGTAATCTGGAAACTGGCACCAGTACAATGGGATGGAATAGCACATCTATCAGACTGCTTTACCAAATGGTGGCTAGcaattcaagaagctcaaggcAGCAGAGGTGTTGAGGACCAAGTTAATCTCACCATAAATATTCTCTGGCAGATATGGAAAGCTAGGAACGATAGAGAGTTTAACCATAAGGAAAAAGAGCATTCCAAGGTAATTGAGAAGGCGCTGAAGGAATGGATAGAATTTGAGGAAGCTAACAAAGGGAAAGATTCAAGGAAGAGCACTCAAGAAACAGAACTACAGCAATGGAATGACCAAGATCAAAATGAGAGCCATGCTGGATTGATATTAAAGATCCACACCAGTACGGACAAAAGGCAAGCAGCAGTAGGGATCGGAATCTCAGCAACAGACAACATGGGAAGATTGCAAGCATTTTGGGCACTAAGAGAATAGTCATCAGGTGACACTTTACAAGACCAGGCTGTTGCAGTTAGGCTAGCTCTACTGAAAGCTGGAAGTCAAGGATGAAGGAGCATCAGAATAGAACTGGACAACCGCAAGCTGGTAGATGCCATAAAGGGAGCAAGGCTCAACAATCAGCAGATGGCTACATTAATTGAGGACATTAGATCAATCTGTACTTTGTTTCATCAGTGCTCCATATCTTTTGCCAACTCTAGGAAATTAGAATGTATTAAGCTAAGCATTTATGCTCTAAACATCTGGATAGATGAAGAATGGGTGAATCCCAATCTTAGATGCTAGGCATCATTGATATTGTGGGACAGCTTGTCCTTTTGAATTGGACCTTTGTCCAAATACTGTAAAGGTTacgaatatatatataaagctaacgtttcaacaaaaaaaaaaaagataccaGGGTAGGCCCGTCAATCGGGTCTAATGAGCCGGGCTTTGAGGAGTTCAAGTTCAACTCAattaatttgaaatatttttgggcTTCGAGCTATGAGTTTTGGgttcataaatgtgaaattcatactcaactcacataatattcGGGTTGTGAGTCTTAATCGGGCTTAGCCTAAactcacttattactccttaattttcttaatataattactataactattaagttgtaaaactaatttaacatttacaagactataatattaaaactaaacatgaacaaataatagttcttaaaaagtatataaaccaaaatttttttcaacaatatttatatttaattcgttcaaaatgcatgaaaaatagtaataaaacatgcgatcataagccaatacatctttaaaagttgaaactttttttataatcttgtgatttaaatccatatatgcttgatgatttttgtgtttgtagacaaaaaaaaaaaaatcaaccaatattatgtcaatacaaaaatttactcaaccaataagaaaagttAGAGATTTAGTGATGCATTACTAATATTGGCTCCCAAGAAAGCTCATGAAAGAgtctttagatgtatttttgtgttttgtaatttatatatatatttagtattgagtaataatatatttggatatataatcatacataatatcaaaatataaatattatatatataggtaattaaagAGTTGGGCCTATATCGGATTTGAGCCTAATAAGGCCCAAACTCGACTCATATTTAATTCGGACctaatttttaggttcaaactCAGACCGGCTCACTAAATAGCCGGGCTTATCGGGCTTTCTATTGGGCTAAACGAGCCGACCTCGAGTGGGTCCAGCCCCATTGACAGTCCTATACCAGGGACTGTACCAACCAATTCTCCATAATAAACTGCTCTTGGTATCATCTCGCACCATTTCTACTTCCTTCCACAAATTCCATCCTCTCAGCTTGGCTAGATGGGTAAGTTCTTGATTCACAGGATAGTGATTCTTTCATCTATTTATGCCTTTTTTTTGGTCCCTTTATCAGCTAAAAGGTGAATATTTTCTTCAGCACAAGAAGTGGAGGGCAACCATCCAACTCTGCTCATAGATGGAGATGGAAATTTCAACTCAAAATTTGAAGATGATCTGAAATTGGCTGCCGTGAGCCGTCCCGTTGCTGTTGTCTCCGTCTTTGGCGTGCAAAGCACCGGTAATCCGTATTTTTGTTGGGTGCATCTTAAGTTGTTATTTACAAATTTCCATCCAAGTCAAAATTGGGACCAATTACCAGCAAGTTTTGATTTATGCAGGAAAGAGCACACTTATGAATTCTCTGCTCTCTACTGGCTTCGAAGTGATGGATGCCAGCCAGGGGATGTATGAAGACCTTATTCAATTTTTAATAACACCAGAGTTCTTTCTTTTTAGTTAGTAACAATGACAAATTTCATGCTTAATTATGTGATCCATGTACAAGATCTCTCTCTCCCTCACCTACCCTTTTAACTTCTTGTGTGTTCTTTTTGTTCCGGGTTACTTTTAATTACCTCATTAGGCATCAAACGACAAAAGGTATTTGGGTGGCAAAATACCCTTTACCAAATCCAAATGGTGGCCATGAAATCCTCGCTGTTGATACGGAAGGAAGTGATGGAATAGAGCGAGAGGTAGTTTTCAAATTTATTGTCTTCAAATGACAGAGTTAACATGTCTCAGGAAACCGTACCTTAATTACTGTAAAGAGTACTCCACTTTGCTAGTTAAATTGTCCAAATTAGATTGAATTCACTTTCTGATTCAGTTTTCCTGTGTCTTTTTCCAGGATGATACGAAGTTTGAGAAACAAACTGCACTATTTTGCTTGGCTGTTTCAAACACCGTCATAGTCAACATGTAAGCTTGGTTGTGAGGCGCGCATCACAACTCCATAACCTTTAAATTTTAGTAGCACAATGTCAAACGGTCTTGTCTTTTCCTTCTCATGATGTCCCTAAATTTGAGAAAGATAAACAGCTTTAAAAGTTAAAATCAAGTAGAATTATTGAAATTCCAAAGAGGTAAGCATTTAAAGGGTATAGTTTAAACAATTCATCTATCACTTCTCCCTTTCTTTTGGGCTTGTTAAGGTCAAGAAATAATGCAATTTGGTATTTGGTTGGTATGGATTGATATACACTTTACCATAAGCTAAACGGTTCATATGTATTTTTGAGAGAAATATATATACTAAGATGAGGTAGGGGATTGGAAGCGCATTGAGTCACATACTTCCATTGGTTATCCAGAATAGAAGGACAATTTTTACCCTCGTATATAGGGTAAATTACTTATAATCCACTGTGATTCTACATAATGCCTGATGACTTTCCTAAAATTTCAAGAGAGCCATATAGCCCCCTATAATTTTATGTAAAATGAAAAATAGATGGAATGCATAATCAAGGAAGGCGTTTATACCAAATGCACAATAAAAGTATGTGTGACAAAATTTTAGTCTCCATGTAAACCTCTTATGATTTATATAAATATCCACTTTATttccctgtgatttttgcatttattcACGTAATCCCTTTATACTTTTATACAAGATAGTTAAGGCATCAATTGAATTAACATTTAAGTGAGGGTACAATTGGTTTTTCAATTAACGACATTACATGGGCTATTTTCcatcaagttttgattttataGAAAATCATAGGgggtgaaatggatattttgaAACGTTAATGAGGTCATGTAGCAATAAACGAAACCATAGGAAAATTATATGTAATttacccttatatatatatatatatatatatatctcctCCCTACCAACCAGAATGACGGTTGTctccatttttaaaaaaaatgaagttaaCTCCACATTTTTTACATTTTCACTACACAAAATTTCTGATATGTTACTGAATAATTTCATTAGCAATTGTCCACTGTTTTCATACGATTAATTAACTCAAGGTACCATAAATGTTCATACTTTCAAACTGgtaattcaatttcattaaaTGTAGCTGAAGTTGTTAatttttatgtatatatattctcCTTAAAATCTACTCATCGAAGGAGGTACTTCACACAACATAGTAAGTCAACTTTTTATTAATCAAACAGGAAGTGTGATACTGTTAACCATAATAATGGAGGGAATCGGCCACTCTTACGAACTGTAGTTGAGGTAAGCAATTTTCATGGCTCAATAATTTGTTGGTGTTTCTGGTATAGTATTATCTCTATAACACTGTACACCTCAGGTAATGATTACAAAATTTTGTACTCCACGGAAAGTGAATCTAGTATTTGTTCTTCGTGACAAAAACGAGGTATAGATTACTAAttccttttctattttcttgataTTCCGTTGATTAATTAACTAGTGCTTAATCACAACAATTCATCAGTATTTGTTCTTCGTGACAAAAACGAGGTATAGATTACTAAttccttttctattttcttgataTTCCGTTGATTAATTAACTAGTGCTTAATCACAACAATTCATCTGATGAATTGTTTTGAATCTAGTGCCCTCGGGATAAGTTGGAAGAACAGCTGAAAGAAGGAATGTACAAGGTAAAAAGCATCTGTAATTGTTATCAATTCTCATGATATCGTGCTACTGatgttttatatattttatagatatggaaagaaatgaagaagccCGAAGCACAGTTGAATGCTTCGCTAAAAGATTTCTTCAATGTAAGAGCTGCGACTTCTAATAATCTTTGCacatcttttttttccctctgttGGTTCTGAACTCTATTCTTCAATTTGTGTAAACTAGAGGacgaaaacaagaaagaaacaaaagcagaaattaAATAAACCTAGGGTATGAAACTTTTATAGTTTTTCCCAAGTATACACTATCCTCCAAATCTTGAGTCGATCTACAATATGACATGAGCTCCAAAGtgatacaattaaaaataaaaataaaaatttgagaaCTTAAATCAAAATCAGAAGTGTCAGAGTTTTTATGAGGTTAGGGTAACAAGCATACATTTCTTGGTGTTGATTTGGATTTCACAggacatatatatatgtgcttGACCATAATAATGAATTACTGTAATTTCGTTGAAAATGGCTCCCAGTCCTGGCTTCAAATTGAGAAGAATGCAATCTCAGTGCAAGGCTTTGGCGCTAGAGTCAGTGCAATAATTGGCATTTATCTGTCTCAGTAAGTGTGCCTTGCAATATCCTTAGGATTCTCAAGTTTTAGAATTGATGCTTTCTTTATGGTAATACTGTAAAATTCCTTGGAATGATGAGGAATTTCTCAATTACTATTTTATCTTAAAATAGTtactttttcccaaaaaaaaactctctAGAAAGTGTAATCCAAACCATTATTCTATGTGCATGGTGTGACTGTAAATCCCACAAAGAAACTCGgatcgcaaaaaaaaaaaaaaaaaaaaaaatcctttgcATTGCTGATTGTGTACTCATATTTTTCGATAATTTGGATAGTTAAATCTATCATGAGGTTACTGATGATTGTTCAAAGCTTTTATCCAGGTATGATGAGGAAGCTCAACACTATGATGAGACCAAAAGGGACGCAAGCAGGAAACAGCTAATTGAAGACATCATGAAGGTACCCTAGGAATTGTTAATCTTTTCTTACttattttgcatttcttttggaACACCACACCATAACAACtatttaatcaaatatcttcATGCAAGAATCTGCCAGTTTGGTTCTCTTTTCTCAAAAGGTAAAAATGCAGTTGCTAGTAAAATGGGATAACTAtacaaacctcccttgagaaCTCTACCAATTTCACTGATGAGTATTTTTTAAGTTTTCAATGCTGGACTTACCTCCCTTATTTTTGAATTTATGTAGTAACAAAGTCAGCTAGCCCATGTAAACAAAAGCTACATAAAAGTTCAAAAGGGAAATGCTAAAAAGTATGTCTATTACTAATTAACTTATTCCTACATGCATGGTCTATAAAATGATGAAGTTGCACAAAAGTTAACTATCCAATGCCATATATCATAAACTAT
This region of Coffea arabica cultivar ET-39 chromosome 3c, Coffea Arabica ET-39 HiFi, whole genome shotgun sequence genomic DNA includes:
- the LOC113734402 gene encoding protein ROOT HAIR DEFECTIVE 3-like isoform X4 codes for the protein MAQEVEGNHPTLLIDGDGNFNSKFEDDLKLAAVSRPVAVVSVFGVQSTGKSTLMNSLLSTGFEVMDASQGMHQTTKGIWVAKYPLPNPNGGHEILAVDTEGSDGIEREDDTKFEKQTALFCLAVSNTVIVNMKCDTVNHNNGGNRPLLRTVVEVMITKFCTPRKVNLVFVLRDKNECPRDKLEEQLKEGMYKIWKEMKKPEAQLNASLKDFFNSWLQIEKNAISVQGFGARVSAIIGIYLSQYDEEAQHYDETKRDASRKQLIEDIMKVVKPTYLSVVEHMRHEILEKFEQAAVDELKKNGVLVAMNTDKYINRFKNQLKDAAVKQANWNQDAGQLNQLQLVLDHAIKVIRDTNELLEQKKKDKRAFWFKVGSIGTGVLTAASAAGSLILAVALL
- the LOC113734402 gene encoding protein ROOT HAIR DEFECTIVE 3-like isoform X3; its protein translation is MAQEVEGNHPTLLIDGDGNFNSKFEDDLKLAAVSRPVAVVSVFGVQSTGKSTLMNSLLSTGFEVMDASQGMHQTTKGIWVAKYPLPNPNGGHEILAVDTEGSDGIEREDDTKFEKQTALFCLAVSNTVIVNMKCDTVNHNNGGNRPLLRTVVEVMITKFCTPRKVNLVFVLRDKNECPRDKLEEQLKEGMYKIWKEMKKPEAQLNASLKDFFNSWLQIEKNAISVQGFGARVSAIIGIYLSQYDEEAQHYDETKRDASRKQLIEDIMKSSKCFKVVKPTYLSVVEHMRHEILEKFEQAAVDELKKNGVLVAMNTDKYINRFKNQLKDAAVKQANWNQDAGQLNQLQLVLDHAIKVIRDTNELLEQKKKDKRAFWFKVGSIGTGVLTAASAAGSLILAVALL